A single window of Nicotiana sylvestris chromosome 5, ASM39365v2, whole genome shotgun sequence DNA harbors:
- the LOC104246988 gene encoding S-adenosyl-L-methionine:benzoic acid/salicylic acid carboxyl methyltransferase 2-like has protein sequence MTKTIRDKAISALYRSLSPETICIADLDCSSGPNTFLVVTQLIRVICEECKSNGQQQQLPEFHDFLNDLSGNDFNTIFRSLMPEFYDDLRKKNIIEDEFDPNNCFVSGVAGSFYNRLFPSKSLHFVHSSYSLHWLSQVPDGIENNKGNICLTSTSSASVIKAYYEQFERDFATFLKHRSKELVQNGRMILTMLGRKNEDLFCKGCSDEWELLATVLKIIGGSIEEEKMDAFNIPAYNPSPAEVMCVVEKEGSFAINSSETSEIQRNDSSDEKYNMIQSFRSVAEPLLVSHFGDELNVDQVFHYYREITANNCMEKEKIMFINVSVSLVKRN, from the exons ATGACAAAGACAATAAGAGATAAAGCCATATCTGCACTCTACCGCAGCCTTTCCCCAGAAACCATTTGTATTGCGGACTTAGATTGTTCCTCTGGACCTAATACTTTCTTGGTGGTCACCCAACTTATTAGAGTTATTTGCGAAGAATGCAAAAGCAACGGCCAACAACAGCAGCTACCGGAATTTCATGATTTCTTGAATGATCTTTCGGGGAACGATTTTAATACCATTTTTCGGTCATTGATGCCGGAATTCTATGATGATTTGAGGAAGAAGAACATAATAGAAGATGAATTTGATCCAAATAATTGTTTTGTCTCAGGAGTTGCTGGTTCATTCTATAATAGACTTTTTCCTTCCAAGAGTCTGCACTTTGTCCACTCTTCTTACAGTCTCCACTGGCTTTCTCAA GTGCCTGATGGAATAGAGAATAACAAGGGAAATATTTGCTTGACCAGTACAAGTTCAGCAAGTGTGATTAAAGCGTATTATGAGCAATTTGAAAGAGATTTTGCAACTTTTTTAAAGCACCGGTCGAAGGAATTGGTGCAAAACGGGCGTATGATATTGACAATGTTGGGCAGAAAAAATGAAGATCTCTTTTGCAAAGGGTGTTCCGACGAATGGGAGCTTTTAGCCACGGTCCTCAAAATCATCGGT GGATCAATAGAAGAGGAAAAAATGGATGCATTCAACATTCCTGCATACAATCCATCTCCTGCAGAAGTGATGTGTGTAGTTGAGAAGGAAGGATCTTTTGCCATTAATAGCTCGGAAACTTCAGAAATCCAAAGGAATGATTCTTCTGATGAGAAGTATAATATGATACAAAGTTTTAGATCTGTGGCTGAACCTTTGCTTGTCAGCcattttggtgatgaattgaatgTGGATCAAGTATTCCACTATTATAGAGAGATCACTGCAAATAATTGCATGGAAAAAGAGAAGATTATGTTCATAAATGTCAGTGTTTCCTTGGTtaaaagaaactag